Proteins encoded in a region of the Coregonus clupeaformis isolate EN_2021a chromosome 9, ASM2061545v1, whole genome shotgun sequence genome:
- the LOC121557982 gene encoding gap junction gamma-1 protein, protein MSWSFLTRLLDEISNHSTFVGKIWLTVLIIFRIVLTAVGGETIYYDEQAKFVCNTQQPGCENVCYDAFAPLSHVRFWIFQVILITTPTIMYLGFAMHKIARMEDVEYRPLHRAGKKRMPIVSRGAQRDHEEAEDNGEEDPMITEEIEVEKDKEKSTEGSVKKHDGRRRIARDGLMKVYVCSLISRIAFEVAFLLGQYVLYGFEVAPSYVCTRSPCPHTVDCFVSRPTEKTIFLLVMYVVSLLCTTLTLLEIFHLGFGGVRDTLRGRARRHPAPPLPPVARGSLCSSRHVPTAPPGYHAALGKKDPSGKLKAEFREPLAGDSGRESLGDEASSRDLERLRKHLKMAQQHLDLAYHNEEGQGSLSRSSSPENNTTAAEQNRLNFAQEKQAAASEKGVHA, encoded by the exons ATGAGCTGGAGCTTCCTGACGCGTCTCCTGGATGAGATCTCCAACCACAGCACGTTCGTGGGGAAGATCTGGCTGACTGTGCTCATCATCTTCCGCATCGTGCTGACGGCCGTGGGGGGTGAGACTATCTACTACGATGAACAGGCTAAGTTTGTCTGCAACACGCAGCAGCCTGGGTGTGAGAACGTCTGCTACGATGCGTTCGCTCCACTCTCTCACGTCCGCTTCTGGATCTTCCAG gtgATCCTGATCACCACCCCTACCATCATGTACTTGGGCTTTGCCATGCACAAGATCGCCCGCATGGAGGATGTTGAGTATCGGCCTCTTCATCGCGCTGGGAAGAAGAGAATGCCCATCGTGAGCCGGGGGGCACAGCGGGACCACGAGGAGGCGGAGGACAACGGAGAGGAGGACCCCATGATCACTGAGGAGATCGAGGTGGAGAAGGACAAAGAGAAATCCACAGAAG GCTCGGTGAAGAAGCACGACGGTCGGCGGCGGATCGCGCGCGACGGCCTGATGAAGGTGTACGTGTGTTCGCTGATCTCGCGCATCGCCTTCGAGGTGGCCTTCCTGTTAGGCCAGTACGTCCTCTACGGCTTCGAGGTGGCGCCCTCCTACGTGTGCACGCGCTCTCCCTGCCCGCACACGGTGGACTGCTTCGTCTCGCGGCCCACCGAGAAGACCATCTTCCTCCTGGTCATGTACGTAGTCTCTCTCCTCTGCACCACCCTCACCCTCCTGGAGATTTTCCATCTGGGTTTCGGCGGGGTCCGCGACACCCTCCGCGGGCGCGCCAGACGCCACCCCGCCCCACCTCTCCCCCCCGTGGCCCGGGGGTCCCTCTGCAGTTCCCGCCATGTGCCCACGGCCCCGCCAGGGTACCACGCTGCCCTGGGGAAGAAGGACCCGTCAGGCAAGCTGAAGGCAGAGTTCAGAGAGCCGCTGGCGGGGGACTCTGGGAGGGAGAGCCTGGGGGATGAGGCGTCCAGcagagacctggagagactgAGGAAGCACCTGAAGATGGCCCAGCAGCACCTGGACCTGGCCTACCATAACGAGGAGGGCCAGGGGTCCCTGTCACGGAGCAGCAGCCCAGAGAACAACACCACGGCCGCTGAGCAGAACAGACTCAACTTCGCTCAGGAGAAACAGGCGGCGGCCAGCGAGAAAG GAGTACATGCCTGA